Proteins from one Staphylococcus sp. IVB6214 genomic window:
- a CDS encoding GNAT family N-acetyltransferase: MTQQFRLATLEDTDALHKLMYRSFTPLREAGINWPSVNATPEMIADNIRDNACYVLEVDDCIVSTLSIRFPWESDTPVSKYPFVWWLATDPEMSGKGYGSQMMRYVEEVILRDTLKAPAVVLGTSARKMAWLEDVYQRRGYETYFEMEDEESGDKGVMMVKVLIPERYDDKLLAPPPWGEA; the protein is encoded by the coding sequence ATGACACAACAATTTCGACTTGCAACTCTTGAAGATACCGATGCTTTACACAAGCTGATGTATCGTTCGTTTACGCCATTGCGTGAAGCGGGAATTAATTGGCCATCTGTCAATGCAACGCCTGAGATGATTGCAGATAATATTCGAGATAATGCGTGCTATGTATTAGAAGTTGATGATTGCATCGTATCAACGTTATCCATCCGTTTCCCTTGGGAGTCAGACACACCTGTTTCCAAATATCCATTTGTGTGGTGGTTAGCCACAGACCCAGAGATGAGTGGCAAAGGGTATGGAAGTCAGATGATGCGTTATGTTGAAGAAGTCATTTTACGAGATACATTGAAAGCCCCTGCGGTCGTACTCGGAACATCTGCCCGCAAAATGGCTTGGCTGGAAGATGTCTATCAACGACGTGGGTACGAAACATACTTTGAGATGGAAGATGAAGAATCCGGAGATAAAGGTGTCATGATGGTGAAAGTACTTATCCCAGAACGATATGATGACAAATTGTTAGCACCACCACCATGGGGCGAAGCCTAA
- a CDS encoding PTS sugar transporter subunit IIC: MDFILGIGTLLVVLLAMTLFLKFAPNGKLGLQALSGAACATFLPEAFLKYAIGGVFHIDYFVKIGDIAGSLGGVAVGILTCLKFGVNPVFAVLTGLVLFDFKLLPAFIAAYFVAFGLKEIEKRVPEGLDLIVVILLAPAVAFGIATIVSPSVIAVLKQIGTAVTAVGDNNPYALALVIGAIVPVVGMTPLSSMVFTSLLGLTGIPMAIGAFGCMGSSFVNFVLFRKLKIGNPGKAFAVAIEPLTQIDIIAKYPIQLYGSNAIIGAVNGLFITYMGIVVDQPGMATPIAGPIVALGFNEVVPTVITIIVVAVISIILSYIIGTFISKRNFNFNFKSNKLNNQTN; the protein is encoded by the coding sequence ATGGATTTCATTTTAGGTATTGGTACTTTACTAGTTGTATTACTGGCAATGACTTTATTCTTAAAGTTTGCGCCAAACGGTAAACTTGGTCTACAAGCCCTCTCGGGTGCGGCTTGTGCGACATTCTTACCGGAAGCTTTCTTAAAATATGCAATTGGCGGTGTGTTCCACATTGACTACTTCGTCAAAATTGGGGATATTGCAGGAAGCTTAGGCGGGGTTGCAGTTGGGATTCTTACTTGTTTAAAATTCGGTGTGAACCCAGTATTTGCAGTTTTAACAGGTCTTGTCTTGTTTGACTTCAAATTATTACCTGCATTCATCGCAGCATACTTTGTTGCATTCGGTTTAAAAGAAATCGAAAAACGCGTACCAGAAGGTTTAGATTTAATCGTTGTTATCTTATTAGCACCTGCTGTTGCATTCGGTATTGCAACAATCGTATCACCAAGTGTTATCGCAGTATTGAAACAAATCGGTACAGCAGTAACAGCTGTTGGTGACAACAACCCTTACGCACTTGCATTAGTAATCGGTGCTATCGTACCAGTTGTTGGTATGACACCATTAAGTTCTATGGTATTCACAAGCTTACTTGGTTTAACAGGTATTCCAATGGCAATCGGTGCATTCGGTTGTATGGGTAGCTCATTCGTTAACTTTGTGTTATTCAGAAAACTTAAAATCGGTAACCCTGGTAAAGCCTTTGCGGTTGCTATCGAGCCATTAACACAAATTGACATTATCGCAAAATACCCTATCCAATTATATGGTTCAAACGCAATAATCGGTGCGGTCAATGGTTTATTCATCACTTACATGGGTATAGTTGTAGACCAACCAGGTATGGCAACGCCTATCGCAGGTCCAATCGTAGCACTTGGATTTAACGAAGTAGTTCCAACAGTAATCACAATTATTGTTGTAGCAGTTATCAGTATTATCTTAAGCTATATCATTGGTACATTTATTAGCAAACGTAACTTTAATTTCAATTTCAAATCAAATAAATTAAACAATCAAACTAACTAA
- a CDS encoding formate/nitrite transporter family protein: MSIEKPTKTVQDTYSSRPIVEGIIHSVAMKEIMLDRTMPRYILKSMMSGFLLAIVTIFMLAMKTQMAGALPGVVNLMGAMAFSIALVFIVLTHSELLTSNFMFLTIGMYYRTISIAKSMWLFAVCFLGNILGAFVLFGLLICTQVMTPEMIEALSKTVAAKTVEPTWHAILVKAIFANFFINIGIYVSLMFKEGLTKTFFIAIGVIIFVFMGYEHVVYNAGLFVGMLFYNLDALSGLGVLKNIVFAFIGNYIGGGLMIGLLYAYLNGSPKKVK, translated from the coding sequence GTGTCTATTGAAAAACCAACAAAAACGGTTCAGGATACTTATTCATCACGTCCTATCGTTGAAGGTATTATCCACAGCGTAGCGATGAAAGAAATCATGCTGGATCGTACGATGCCACGTTACATCTTAAAATCGATGATGTCTGGCTTCCTACTCGCAATCGTAACTATATTTATGTTAGCAATGAAAACACAAATGGCTGGAGCTTTACCGGGTGTTGTCAATCTCATGGGAGCTATGGCATTTAGTATCGCCTTAGTATTTATTGTATTGACACATTCAGAGTTATTAACAAGTAATTTTATGTTCCTAACAATTGGCATGTATTACCGCACGATCTCAATCGCAAAATCAATGTGGTTGTTTGCTGTTTGTTTCTTAGGAAATATTTTAGGGGCTTTCGTTCTATTCGGCTTATTGATTTGCACACAAGTCATGACACCAGAAATGATCGAAGCACTGAGTAAAACGGTTGCTGCCAAAACAGTTGAACCAACATGGCATGCCATTTTAGTGAAGGCGATCTTCGCTAACTTCTTTATTAACATTGGTATCTACGTATCACTCATGTTTAAAGAAGGCTTAACAAAAACATTCTTCATTGCAATCGGTGTTATTATTTTCGTATTTATGGGTTATGAACACGTTGTTTATAATGCAGGCTTATTCGTCGGTATGTTGTTCTATAACTTAGATGCATTAAGTGGTCTTGGCGTTCTTAAAAACATCGTCTTTGCTTTCATCGGTAACTACATCGGTGGTGGCTTGATGATTGGTTTACTATACGCTTACCTAAATGGCTCACCAAAAAAGGTTAAGTAA
- a CDS encoding anion permease, with amino-acid sequence MGTSKKTQSTSNFKPLWFILAFVALITILLVPTPASLPIMGKAALAILAFAVILWVTEAVSYPVSAAIIISLVILLLGFSPVQNLAESLGNPTVGGEPISGDTAFGTNNALKLAFSGFSSSAVALVAAALFLATAMQITNLHKRLALWVLSLVGNKTRNIVIGAIAVAIILAFFVPSATARTGAIVPILLGMVAAFGASKNSRLAALLVITAVQAVTIWSVGIKTAAAQNIVAINFINNQLGHDVSWGEWFLYAAPWSALMSVVLYFVVLKVIPPEQDHIQGGSGLVKQQFDELGPITPKEWRLIAISIALLVLWSTEKVLHPIDSSSITLLALAIMLTPKIGIMSWKEAESKIPWGTIIVFGVGISLGNVLLQTTAAQWLSDKTFGLMGLEHLPIIATIALISLFNILIHLGFASATSLSSALIPVFISLATTLNLGDHTIGFVLIQQFVISFGFLLPVSSPQGMLAYGTETFTAKDYLKVGLPLTIAGYLLIILFSMTYWKWLGLL; translated from the coding sequence ATGGGAACATCTAAGAAAACACAATCTACAAGCAACTTCAAACCACTCTGGTTCATTTTGGCATTTGTTGCATTAATCACTATATTACTTGTTCCAACACCTGCAAGCTTACCGATTATGGGTAAAGCTGCATTAGCCATTCTAGCTTTCGCTGTTATTTTATGGGTTACAGAAGCTGTTAGCTACCCCGTTTCTGCTGCCATTATTATCAGTCTTGTGATTCTTTTACTCGGTTTCAGCCCAGTACAAAACTTAGCAGAATCTCTCGGCAATCCAACGGTAGGTGGCGAACCAATCTCAGGAGATACTGCTTTCGGCACAAACAATGCACTCAAACTTGCTTTTAGCGGCTTCTCATCAAGCGCTGTCGCATTAGTTGCTGCTGCTTTATTCCTAGCAACAGCCATGCAAATTACTAACTTACACAAACGCTTAGCATTATGGGTGCTGTCACTCGTTGGCAACAAAACTCGAAACATTGTTATTGGTGCCATAGCTGTTGCAATTATTTTGGCATTCTTCGTTCCATCTGCAACAGCCCGTACTGGTGCTATTGTCCCAATTTTACTCGGTATGGTTGCTGCATTTGGTGCAAGTAAAAATAGTCGTCTTGCTGCATTACTTGTTATCACAGCTGTACAAGCTGTTACAATTTGGAGTGTTGGGATCAAAACGGCCGCCGCACAAAACATCGTGGCTATCAACTTTATTAACAACCAACTCGGTCATGACGTATCATGGGGTGAGTGGTTCTTATATGCTGCCCCATGGTCAGCACTTATGTCAGTAGTCCTTTATTTTGTTGTTTTAAAGGTAATCCCACCTGAACAAGATCATATTCAGGGTGGTAGCGGTCTTGTAAAACAACAATTTGATGAGCTCGGTCCAATTACACCTAAAGAATGGCGTTTAATTGCGATTTCTATTGCACTACTCGTGCTGTGGTCGACCGAAAAGGTCTTGCACCCAATTGACTCATCTTCTATTACATTGCTTGCCTTAGCTATCATGCTAACGCCAAAGATCGGTATTATGAGTTGGAAAGAAGCAGAAAGTAAAATTCCATGGGGCACTATCATCGTCTTTGGTGTAGGTATTTCATTAGGGAATGTTCTCTTACAGACAACAGCTGCACAATGGTTAAGTGACAAAACATTCGGTCTTATGGGCCTAGAACACTTGCCAATCATTGCGACTATTGCCTTGATTTCATTATTCAACATTCTTATTCATTTAGGGTTTGCTAGTGCAACCAGCTTATCATCTGCACTGATTCCAGTATTCATATCTTTAGCCACAACATTGAATCTAGGCGATCACACGATTGGCTTCGTATTAATTCAACAATTCGTGATTAGTTTTGGGTTCTTATTACCTGTCAGTTCACCACAAGGTATGTTAGCATATGGGACAGAAACATTTACAGCTAAAGACTACTTAAAGGTGGGCTTACCACTAACAATCGCCGGCTATCTTCTCATCATTCTCTTCAGCATGACATATTGGAAATGGCTCGGCCTTCTATAA
- a CDS encoding sirohydrochlorin chelatase, with translation MQKTILIVHGMRKGKLNETLEQFVHELFDDTSIDYDVAFLESEERSLDTVIKATVQQGYQAVNLMPLLLFTASHYYEDIADQMKVWTAQYPQVHFVLAEPLGTHPAMADWVSKQLVRYEHEIDDTTGVVILAHGNARFDEPDLALTQLAEQHSNEQIQCYPSMVYGKLKFKETLPPLATAYDKLLVIPFFFYDGYLVNKTKRKIAEMALPTEIVYTTAINFDPVLKTIILARIASCEEARHVSNTAELV, from the coding sequence TTGCAGAAAACGATTTTGATTGTACATGGTATGCGTAAAGGTAAGTTGAATGAGACGCTTGAACAGTTTGTACACGAATTATTTGATGATACGTCGATTGATTATGATGTGGCGTTTTTGGAGTCGGAAGAACGTTCCTTAGACACAGTGATAAAAGCAACGGTACAGCAAGGCTATCAAGCAGTAAATTTAATGCCGTTGTTACTCTTTACAGCATCACATTATTATGAAGATATTGCAGATCAAATGAAGGTGTGGACAGCACAATATCCTCAAGTTCATTTTGTATTAGCAGAACCACTTGGAACGCATCCAGCAATGGCGGATTGGGTGTCGAAACAACTGGTGCGCTATGAGCATGAAATCGATGATACAACAGGTGTTGTGATTTTAGCACATGGTAATGCACGGTTTGATGAACCAGATCTTGCATTGACACAATTAGCTGAACAGCATTCGAATGAACAAATACAATGTTATCCGAGTATGGTGTATGGCAAGCTGAAGTTTAAAGAAACTTTACCACCACTTGCAACAGCGTATGACAAGTTGCTCGTTATTCCGTTCTTCTTTTATGATGGCTACCTTGTCAACAAAACGAAGCGGAAAATTGCGGAGATGGCGTTGCCAACAGAAATCGTCTACACAACTGCAATTAACTTTGACCCAGTGTTAAAAACGATTATTTTAGCGCGTATCGCGTCTTGTGAGGAGGCACGTCATGTATCCAATACAGCTGAACTTGTGTGA
- the sdaAA gene encoding L-serine ammonia-lyase, iron-sulfur-dependent, subunit alpha, protein MFDSMKELIEYAEKNNTTFAEIMIAHEMETRGMSREEVYGLMQQNLDTMRDAVEKGSTGEGVKSVTGYTGQDAIKVRKYNESHKALSGSDMISAVQGAIATNEVNAAMGIICATPTAGSSGTIPGVLFKLEQSHDLDNDQMIKFLFAASMCGMIIANNASVAGAIGGCQAEVGTASAIAAAAAVETFGGTPDQAGHAIAISLSNLLGLVCDPVAGLVEIPCVMRNAIGSGNGLISADLALAGVESRIPVDEVIMAMDTVGRNLPASLRETGIGGLAGTPTGQAIKEKIFGSSNKEEVFS, encoded by the coding sequence ATGTTTGATTCAATGAAAGAATTAATAGAGTATGCAGAAAAAAATAACACAACATTTGCTGAAATTATGATTGCACATGAGATGGAAACACGTGGTATGTCACGTGAAGAAGTCTATGGTTTAATGCAACAAAACTTAGATACAATGCGCGATGCTGTTGAAAAAGGTTCAACAGGTGAAGGCGTGAAGAGTGTGACTGGTTACACTGGTCAAGACGCAATTAAAGTACGTAAATACAATGAATCACATAAAGCCCTTTCAGGTAGCGATATGATTTCTGCTGTACAAGGCGCAATCGCAACAAACGAAGTGAACGCAGCTATGGGTATTATCTGTGCAACACCAACAGCTGGTTCTTCAGGTACAATCCCTGGCGTACTTTTCAAATTAGAACAATCACATGACTTAGACAACGATCAAATGATTAAATTCTTATTCGCAGCTTCAATGTGCGGTATGATCATCGCAAACAATGCATCAGTTGCTGGTGCAATCGGTGGTTGCCAAGCAGAAGTTGGTACAGCATCAGCTATCGCAGCTGCTGCAGCGGTTGAAACATTTGGTGGTACACCTGACCAAGCTGGTCATGCAATCGCAATCAGCTTATCAAACTTACTTGGTCTTGTATGTGACCCAGTTGCTGGTTTAGTTGAAATCCCTTGTGTTATGCGTAACGCAATCGGTTCAGGTAACGGATTAATTTCAGCTGACCTTGCACTTGCAGGTGTTGAAAGCCGTATCCCAGTAGATGAAGTTATCATGGCAATGGATACTGTTGGTCGTAACTTACCTGCTTCATTACGTGAAACTGGTATTGGCGGTCTTGCTGGTACTCCTACTGGTCAAGCAATCAAAGAAAAAATCTTTGGTAGCTCTAACAAAGAAGAAGTATTCTCATAA
- the sdaAB gene encoding L-serine ammonia-lyase, iron-sulfur-dependent subunit beta: protein MARTKDFQSAFDIIGPVMMGPSSSHTAGAVKIAKAARAVLGGTPESIEVHYYESFAETHKGHGTDLAIVGGLLGFSTFDERIKTSTKIAKEQGIPYEFIEEKGTSLGEHPNCALIIVEKDGRHVEVNGISIGGGAFKVKSIHVNGMCILLSHTPNLLVIDGERGISEINHLINELVEQGVDINEEIKTMSGQRCLLALHLNKSMNETLLESLREKYSDLNFSYIE from the coding sequence ATGGCACGTACGAAAGACTTTCAAAGTGCATTCGATATTATCGGTCCAGTGATGATGGGACCTTCAAGTTCACACACAGCAGGTGCTGTTAAAATCGCTAAGGCGGCTCGTGCCGTCTTAGGCGGTACACCTGAATCTATCGAGGTGCACTACTACGAATCATTTGCAGAAACACACAAAGGACACGGTACAGACTTAGCAATCGTTGGTGGTTTACTTGGCTTCAGTACTTTTGACGAACGCATCAAGACATCAACAAAAATTGCTAAAGAACAAGGTATCCCTTACGAATTTATTGAAGAAAAAGGCACAAGCTTAGGTGAGCATCCAAACTGTGCGTTAATCATTGTTGAGAAAGACGGTCGTCACGTTGAGGTTAATGGTATCTCAATCGGTGGTGGTGCTTTCAAAGTAAAAAGTATCCATGTAAACGGTATGTGTATCCTATTATCACACACACCAAACTTACTTGTAATTGATGGTGAACGTGGTATTTCTGAAATCAACCACTTAATCAATGAACTTGTTGAACAAGGCGTTGATATTAACGAAGAAATTAAAACAATGAGCGGTCAACGTTGCCTCTTAGCATTACATTTAAATAAATCAATGAACGAAACACTACTAGAATCGTTGAGAGAGAAATATTCAGATCTTAATTTCTCTTACATCGAATAA
- a CDS encoding IS1182 family transposase, protein MYKEYNISQLSLPIETEISFPESDIALIINKLVESIPQETFNQYYNHRGPSSYHPKMMLKIVLYSYTQSVFSGRKMEFLLKDSCRMMWLAQGQVPSYRTINRFRVNPHMIDFIQVLFVGLRAQLLEDKVITEDALYIDGTKIEANANKYTFQWLGSTKHFSKGVIEKSNAVYKQLISEKIIPEIKRESSDELTKEELNRIEMHLDDKNETLTSKIEASQSVEIRKTLRKQRSKVRKYKKAIKDFKDRKIKYDEQMEIYGDRKSYSKTDHDATFMRMKNDHMKNGQLKPGYNLQIATNNQFILAFGVYSNPGDTRTLPSFLKSIKELYGDIPEYIVADAGYGSEQNYTMILDEFEKTLLITYSMYLKEKKRKYKNNPFITANWKYNEIDDYYVCPNNKELHFKSYRKRRDGYGYQRDFKLYKCEDCVGCPLRNECMNYRTNPTTTKSLYKNPTWDYFKAFTNKQLSDPKTKGIYKKRKIDVESAFGNLKANLGFQRLSVRTQSKVECELGIALMAVNIRKLAR, encoded by the coding sequence ATGTATAAAGAGTATAACATTTCTCAGCTTAGTCTGCCAATTGAAACTGAAATTTCTTTTCCCGAGAGTGATATTGCCCTCATTATTAATAAACTTGTAGAATCTATTCCCCAAGAAACTTTTAATCAATATTACAACCATAGAGGTCCTTCATCTTATCATCCTAAAATGATGTTAAAAATCGTTTTATACAGCTATACACAGTCTGTCTTTTCTGGTAGAAAAATGGAATTTCTACTTAAAGATAGTTGTCGTATGATGTGGTTAGCTCAAGGACAAGTCCCTTCATATCGTACAATCAATCGCTTTAGAGTTAATCCACACATGATAGATTTTATACAAGTTCTATTTGTGGGTCTTAGAGCGCAATTATTAGAAGACAAAGTGATTACAGAAGACGCCCTTTATATAGATGGAACGAAGATAGAGGCTAATGCCAATAAATATACTTTTCAATGGCTAGGTAGCACTAAGCATTTTAGTAAAGGGGTTATTGAAAAATCCAATGCGGTGTATAAACAGTTAATTTCAGAGAAGATCATACCTGAAATTAAGAGAGAATCTTCTGATGAACTAACGAAAGAAGAATTAAATCGTATTGAGATGCATTTAGATGATAAAAATGAAACGCTCACTTCTAAAATTGAAGCATCTCAAAGTGTAGAAATAAGAAAGACATTAAGAAAACAAAGAAGTAAAGTTAGAAAATATAAAAAAGCAATCAAAGATTTTAAAGATCGTAAAATAAAATATGATGAGCAGATGGAAATTTATGGTGACAGAAAAAGCTATTCTAAAACAGATCATGATGCGACCTTTATGAGAATGAAAAATGATCATATGAAGAATGGACAATTAAAGCCTGGCTATAATCTGCAGATTGCGACGAACAATCAGTTCATTTTGGCATTTGGTGTGTATAGTAATCCGGGTGATACGCGAACACTTCCTTCTTTTTTAAAATCAATCAAAGAATTATACGGTGACATTCCAGAGTACATTGTAGCTGATGCGGGATATGGTAGCGAACAAAACTATACGATGATTCTTGATGAATTCGAGAAAACACTACTCATCACATATAGTATGTATTTAAAAGAGAAGAAAAGAAAATATAAAAATAATCCATTCATAACAGCTAATTGGAAATATAATGAAATAGATGACTATTATGTATGTCCGAATAACAAAGAATTGCATTTCAAAAGTTATAGAAAAAGAAGAGACGGATATGGTTATCAGAGAGATTTCAAATTATATAAATGTGAAGATTGTGTTGGATGTCCTTTACGAAATGAATGTATGAATTACAGAACCAACCCAACTACAACAAAAAGCTTATATAAAAATCCAACTTGGGATTATTTTAAAGCATTCACAAATAAGCAGCTTTCAGATCCAAAAACGAAAGGCATCTACAAAAAACGAAAAATAGATGTCGAATCAGCATTTGGAAATCTGAAGGCTAATTTGGGTTTCCAAAGGTTATCAGTTCGCACTCAATCAAAGGTTGAATGCGAATTAGGAATCGCACTTATGGCAGTAAACATCAGAAAACTAGCCAGATAA